The following DNA comes from Solanum stenotomum isolate F172 chromosome 11, ASM1918654v1, whole genome shotgun sequence.
tttttacataaaatacGTGCTACACGTGTACAGAAGCAGTACACATTACACACTTtagaaaaagtagaagtagaCGAAGTTACTATTTTAACCCTACTATTTGTAGTACAAATTATCTTGCCTTTTGTACCACAATTTGATGCTATGTTCGTCCTCCCAACTCCCACTTATTAATAAgggtaataataataaaaataataataataataataataataataataataataataatttatgttttCTCTTTAAGATTCTACTTCTAATTTTAGTAAGACTACACTTAGAGTTTGTTTGTCTTTTTTGTTGGGCAAGGATATAGGACTCTGGAAGAATGTAAAACTATTCCAAATTTAATAGTAAAGTGGTAAATTTGATTCAAATAAGGGGAAATTAAGGATATTTGAGTAAGATTGGTTAACTTGATATCAAGAATGAATACCTCGTTAGATGAATAATTTATCAAACAAAGAAGTAATACATGCTCCACTTCATAAAATATGGAGGGAGTAACTTTACAATTatgaaatgaaaaaatctcAATGAATTATTTGATCTCAAGAatcataattacacaaatatttctctctaaacTCTTCTAACTTGTCATCATAATTTTAAACTCATCAAAGCTAAGAACTCCATCTCCATTGATATCAAATCTCCTTATCATAACCTTGCATTTATCAATGGAGGTTGATTCGCCGAGTCGACTCAACATCATCTTCAAGCTCTTAAGAGTAATGTATCCTTCCATTTCATACATTCCAAATGCTCCCATCAACTCACTCTCTTTATTCCTCTCTTCCTCCATTCCTTTCATTAACTTCGTAAAGTCCTCCAACCCTAACAACCCGTCCCCATCAGAATCCGATAGCCTCACAGCCATCTCCGCCTCCTCCACCGTTAGCTCTCCTCCTACCGCCTTCATGCATCTCCTTAGCTCCGTTGGTGACACCTTTCCATCTCCGTTCTCATCAAAGTACGTAAATACCCTCTCTAACTCTCCCTTGTTACTACTACTAACACATGagttagtagtagtagtagctgttattgttgttgttgtcgttgtcttcttctcctcttccatctttttgagatgaaaTATATTCCGTAATCTTGAGAAAAAAGATTCCTTTTCAGCTGTGGAAACAGTTACTGACGCTATACACATGCTAGCAAACAAATATACGTTTGaactactttttcttttattcaagaAAGTTTGAATATGAGTAAGTGAGAAAAGggttgaacttgaaattaacaaagaaaactacGTAAAGAGACAAGAAATCAAGGATATGGGAATGAAGGGAGAAGAATGGTCTATTTATAGTTTGTGGGGTTGAAGAAAAAGGGAAGTTAATTCAGTGGGCTTACCATTTGTTTTGTAAGTAGAAAACAAGAAGTTTGAAAAGTACAGGCAACACgctataaaatataatataaagtttttataacattaaaatataattaaagacTACGTGTTTGGTGTGTGTGTCTCTTTGGGGATTGAAATCttatattatattcaaatattatcATGCCAAATTGACGTATATCCTTACCTCTTATGACATATCCAAAATAGTGTCCTTTCtttcctctttctcttttttgagTTTAATTTCTAATATCCCCTTAGGTGGGTTTGTCgattatttttttgaacaataagtgatttttatctattttctgATGTTTGATGAGTAaggagaaaatattattttaagagcATTTAAGTATAATATAAGCAAATAATATGGCCAAGACCTAGACTTGAACCCAACGTGGAACTCGACCCTGACCTGGAATCGAGACCTCACATTTGGCCCAACCCTAACCTCAACTTGAAAATCATACCCCTAGCTCCGATCTCAATCCCCAACATGGGTACCAAACCCGATCTTTGATCCATGATTTTGGACATGATTGTCGACACGACTTAGAATCGAGCATTGGTTTGACTCTAACTCGAACCCTGACTCGAGACTCGACCCTGGACTATTAATTAATCCTTGGTCCAAGACCCAACAGGACCTTGACTCGAGACTCAAATCTTCGATTGCGACTTGTGAATCATTACCTAGTATCGACCACGACTCTAAACTCAAACCTTGTCCTCGCCTCAACTCGAGACTCAAACCCCCTGACCCCTATCCTTCACATTGAATCAATACCTGATCCCCGACTTTGACACTGACCCAGAACTCGACCATAGCTTGTGACTCTATCCATTAATCGAGACATGGATCTTGACCCTGACTCGACCCTTACTAGGTTTCTAACCCATATTCCGATCCGTGATCTAACCTCAACACGAGACCCTATAAACTATACTCCCTTTAGGCCACATTAAGTGAATTGTTGGAGCATGCACACCCCTTAAGAAAATACATATAAGGACAAAAATTAAAGGCTACTTTCCACTATTTACCCTTTtgattatttcaaactattctCCTAGAAAATGTAAATTAGTTAAGAAACTCATTAGAAGGAAGggtaaatatgaagaaaaaaaaaatcccaacaattctcttgaactttgaaaattcacttattttgaattatatataaaaaaaaagtatcaacaattcacttattttgaattatatataaaaaaaagtatcaacaattcacttaatatggacCAGACTAGGAGAGTCCTTTTCAATCATACACTATGAAAGAACAATAGAAACAAACTCAATTTCCACAGTTGAAGTAACACTTTTCCAAGTTAGTAAACCAAGGAATTGTTTACAAATTTGAATCTATGAATGAATAAATCTCAAACAAAAACCATTTATATAATTACCAGAAACATTTGAGCTCAAGAAtcaagaagaaataaaataacaataacaagCCCAAGGCCAAAGAATTATGTACACAAATATCTCTTCTAAGTTGTCATCATaactttgaactcatcaaagCTAAGAACTCCATCTCCATTGAGATCAAATTTCCTTATCATACCTTGCATTTATCAATGGAGGTTGACTCGCCGAGTCGACTCAACATCATCTTCAAGCTCTTAGGAGTAATGTATCCTTCCATTTCATACATTCCAAATGCTCCCATCAACTCACTCTCTTTATTCCTCTCTTCCTCCATTCCTTCCATTAACTTCGTAAAATCCTCCAACCCTAACAACCCGTCCCCATCTGAATCCGATAGCCTCACAGCCATCTCCGCCTCCTCCATTGTCAGTTCACCTCCTACCGCCTTCATGCATCTCCTTAGCTCCGTTGGTGACACCTTTCCATCTCCGTTCTCATCAAAGTACGTAAATACCCTCTCTAACTCTCCCTTGTTACTACTACTAACACATGAGTTAGTAGTAGTAGcagttgttattgttgttgttgttgttgtcgttgtcttcttctcctcttccttCTTTTTGAGATGAAATATATTCCGTAATCTTGAGAAAAAAGATTCCTTTTCAGCTGTGGAAACAGTTACTGACGCTATACACATGCTAGCAAACAAATATACGTTTGaactactttttcttttattcaagaAAGTTTGAATATGAGTAAGTGAGAAAAGggttgaacttgaaattaacaaagaaaactaTGTAAAGACAAGAAATCAAGGATATAGGAATGAAGGGAGAAGAATGGTCTATTTATAGTTTGTGGGGTTGAGGAAAAAGGGATAGTTAATTCAGTGGGCTTACCATTTGTTGTGCAAGTAGAAAACAAGAAGTTTGAAAAGTAAACAGGCAACACGCTATAaccaatataatataaagtttttataacatttaaatataattaaagacTACGTGTTTGGTGTGTGTGTCTCTTTGGGGATTGAAATCttatattatattcaaatattgTCCTGCCAAATTGACGTATATCCTTACCTCTTATGACATATCCAAAGTAGTGTCCTTTCTTTCCTCTCTCTCTTTGAGTTTAATTTCTAATATCCCCTTGGGTGGGTTtgtagattatttttattttcaaaaagtaagtgattttatctaatttttgaTGTTTGGTCAGTAaggagaaaatattattttaagagaATTTAAGTATAATTTAGGCAAATAATATGGCCAAGATCTAGACTTGAACCCAACGTGGAACTTGACCCTGACCTGGAATCGAGACCTCACATCCGGCCCAACCCCAACCTCAACTTGAAAACCATATCCCTAGCCCTGATCTCGACTCTGGACTCAATCCCAACATGGATACCAAACCCGATCTTTGATCCACGACTCAAAATTTGGACATGATCCTCGACACGATCAGAAATCGAGCCTTGGTTTGACCCTAACTCGAACCCTGACTTGAGACTAACCCTGGACCATGAATCAATCCTTGGTCTGAGATCCAACAGAACCTGACCTTGACTCGAACCCTTCGGTTGTGGCTTGTGAATCAGTACCTAATATCGACCACGACTCTAAACTCAAACCTTGTCCCGACCTCATGAACTCGGGACTAAAACACCCCGACCCCTACCCTTCACTTTGAATCAATATATTTGATCCTCGACTTTGGCGTTGACCCAAGACTCGGCCATAGCCTGTGACTCGATCCTTGAATCGAGACATGGATCCTGACCCCAGCCCAACCCCGACCAGGTTTCTAACCCACATTCCGATCTGCGATCTAATCTCAACACGAGACCCTATAAACTATACTCCCTTTAgtccatattaagtgaattgttggAGCATCACACACCTCTTAAGAAAATACATTGAAGGACAAAAATTAAAGGCTACTTTCCACTATTACCCTTTtgattatttcaaactattctCCTAGAAAATGTAAATTAGTTAAGAACCTCATTAGAAGGAAgggtaaatatgaaaaaaaaatcccaacaattctcttgaactttgaaaattcacttattttgaattatataaaaaaaagtatcaacaattcacttaattAATATGGACCAGACTAGGGGAGTCCTTTTCAATAATACACTATGAAAGAACAATAGAAACAAACTCAATTTCCACAGTTGAAGTAACACTTCTCCAAGTTAGTAAACCAAGGTATTATTTACAAATTTGAATCTATGAATGTATAAATCTCAACCAAAAACCATTTATATAATTACCAGAAACATTTAAGCTCGAGAAtcaagaagaaataaaataacaataacaagCCCAAGGCCAAAGAATTATGTACACAAATATCTCTTCTAAGTTGTCATCATaactttgaactcatcaaagCTAAGAACTCCATCTCCATTGATATCAAATCTCCTTATCATAACCTTGCATTTATCAATGGAGGCTGACTCGCCGAGTCGACTCAACATCATCTTCAAGCTCTTAGGAGTAATGTATCCTTCCATTTCATACATTCCAAATGCTCCCATCAACTCACTCTCTTTATTCCTCTCTTCCTCCATTCCTTCCATTAACTTCGTAAAATCCTCCAACCCTAACAACCCGTCCCCATCAGAATCCGATAGCCTCACCGCCATCTCAGCCTCCTCCACCGTCATCTCACCTCCTACCGCCTTCATGCACCTCCTTAGCTCCGTTGGTGACACTTTTCCATCTCCATTCTCATCAAAGTACGTAAATACCCTCTCTAACTCGCCACTATTACTATCACTCACCGATAAACGATCAATAGTCGCAGTAGTAGTAATAGTTGTTGTTGTTACACTCTCATGTTCCTTCTTAGGAGTGTTAGTCTTTTTTAGGAAAAACCTATTACGTAATTTTGAGAAGAAAGATTCTTTTTCAGCCATGGAAACAGAAACTAACACCATATTACACATGCTAGATGTAAGTAGAAAATGAGTAAGTGATAAAAGGGTTGAACTTTGAAACAAAGAAATCTTAGGaaagttatataattttttgtggttgaaagacaaagaaataaaggatttatatgatgaagaaggaagaagaatggggtATTTATAGTTAATGGGGTATACAAACTTTTTTCTTATAAGAAGTTTGAAAAGTAAAAGACCAACACGCtttagaaaataatagaataaaGATGACAATGAAATGAGCTAAAAGAGCTATACTGTTTTGTTTTGTAGGATGAAGTTTTATTATTAAAGACTACGTGTATGGTGTGTGTGCTTTGGGAGGTAGAGATTGGCAtcttatattataatattgtcATGCCAAATTGACACATATATATCCCTCACACTTTAGCTAGGTCAAATATTTGACCATCACTTGTAAATATATACCAATATCTCTCCCACCTTTTTATAAATTAGTTTTTGGATACATGTACTATCTACCTCATCTAAATTGTCATAAATTATCAATgtattgaaaattatttataatcatattataaaaatatcttttttttttctaaaaagaaaaattcaaatatttaaaatttactctttGATATCAACATATCAAGAATTGAAATATAATAGTAGAGTATTTCTTCctcaaatgaaaagaaagatgaaactattattagtttaaaatgcTATAATTATAAAGgcaaactaatatatatatatatatatatatatatatatatattctccaCTTAGACTAGCTTCTTTTTGTTGGGGTCAAAAAGAAAGATTTATATCAATTGATATTTGATGTGTACCATTAATAAATGTATATAAGACAATTTTGTCCATGTATACCACATGTTTATAATTGACTTGGAATCATATGATTAATTGGAGGTCTAACATTAGTACGTTGACATCTTCCAATTTCTAAGGCTCGCATTGCGCGCACTATTGGTGCCTCAATTTTTGGTAGTGGGTGGTGTCACAATTCGTTCGATGTACAATGTGTTGAACTACTTCAATAAGTTTATGAgtgagatatatatatttagaatttaatgttCGTACAACAATATCGATAACTCCTTTACAGGTTCTGTAGTAACAAATGATTAAAAGATAGCCTTTCGCGTAAATTGATTTGAATAAGAAAATCAGTCATTTGTCTTTGAGGATCAGGCATCAATCATAAAGTATTTTTACGTTTTTATATTAGTCTAACGATATTTTCAATATTCGTTAAAAGCACTATAAAGAAACATAGCATAAATTTTCAAGAATGCTATATCTTtcataatcaataatcaaatcaaagcaAATAATGTAGTAATAATTACATCTCAATTtgtaataaattgaaattaaatatataagtggAGTGTAAAAAAGTTTGAACTcgaaacaaaacaaaagtttgaaaattatctttttgTGTGAGTGCTCTTTAAAAACAAGAATAGATATATATATGGTGATCGATGAAATGAATTAGCTATATAAAAAGAGTGTGatatttatatgaaatatatatatagggagTATTATATAGTTACATTAATGATTGTTAATACCGTGGGAATACCATGTATCGAAAACTTTGTGCTAATAAGAGATTAACTTATGTCCACTAACTATGCGTGGATAGAAATAGAAGTTAATCTCTAATAAGAAAATAGGCATATTTTGTTGTACGGCATTTTGTTTCTAGaaacaaaagaacaaagaagttTTTAGAAGTTTGAAAAGTAAACGGCCAACAcgttaattattattactaaatgGAGTAATAAATATGATGTGTTTGGTGTGTGGCAATCGtagaaatatattatcttaatcATGTACTTGTAGGGAGGAAATTTTTTTCTTGctatttaaaaatttcaagaaaaatattttttacaatttttttacatattatatatatatatatatatatatatatatatatataagttacgTATTAACTAGTTATAAATCTTTAATTGTATGCTTAGTTTTTGTTGTATTCATAAACTTTAAGTTTGAATCTGTTTCTAAGCGAAGGTAAAAGTATTGGAGGGTGGGAAGAAGACAATTAACGTGAAATGACATTTATGAATCTATTTATGGTATTTCTCGttactttttaaataataagaaaattgaaatagGCATGATTTGAACAtaggtgtttttttttcttcttcttctaagaAACTTAAATTGTTCCattgcatattttatttttggtttaatttagGGGTTAAGTAAGATGGGAGAATTTTGACCTATAACATATTTTCTATGTAACAAACGTGTGAATAACCcaaatatgataatattttacTCCATATTTTAAGCTCCAATGTTAttgtaaatattaaaataatgacAACAAAATCACTCAACAATTAAGTATTTGGTCAAAGAATTAATATGCACCTATTATACATAATTTCAATATATTAATCAAGCGGCACTTAATTAATTATCTCATAAATATATCTCCAACTTGGATAAAACgagtttaattaatattttgcaTTCTAGAAAATTGTCTTTTCTAAGTAATTACCTAACTTATTATAgtctaatttaattaattaatcatagatgatatattttttaataggtaattaatatatacatgaTGGGGTAGCTTCATGTAAGGTTCATGGACAGTTTGatgtttaattaaattaaattaatttgttgtttacCATTAGGGCATAACGTGTATATCATGTTAATCATTGATTAACAAAAAAACTGTTTTTTTGTACTTAAACTCCTATGATTAGGGCACTCATGTGATTAGAATAGCACTATTTGGTCTTGTCATATTTGATGCCTGGTACCAGTTTCAATATCGAATTAATTAAGATTTTACAGAATTCAAAATCGAAATATCTAATAAAGAATTAGTCATAGAcggatttaaattttttaccaAGGGGTGCATGTAGTGTCTAGGATTTTGAACTTAAAATCTCAaggtaaattttgaatttctaaaTCTCTGAATCAACCTCCAATATTGTGTTTAGGAAattcaaaatctatatatatatatatacatggggaaaaggacaaatatatccccgaactatcgtaaatggtatgcagatacccttcgTCATACTATTGGAACATTGATGCCCCTGTCGTCTAAAAACTAGaacatatatgcccttcactctaacggaagactaaataaagacacgtggcgcaatcttatccgtcgatctgatatttaataaatatcggGTCAGCgaataagattatgacacgtgtatgtccgttaggaTAAAGAGTATATATGCTCTAATTTTTGGACAACAGGGgtaccaatgtcccaaaaatatgacgaagtatctgcataccatttacgatagttcgggggtatatttgtcatttttccctatatacattaaaaaatatcatatatacaatataatttttttaccgAGTAAATTCGAGTGAACAACCTTACCCCTCTAAATCCCCCTGCTTTAGTAAGGTTGATGTTATTATCACATGAAATTTCCCTATTGACAATAATACAATGTCCCAACCCATAAATTCCAGTGGGCAAAAGGAATTAATTAAGTGTATACTTCTTCCTCTCTTTTATCATGAAAAAATTGACATAATTCCAAACATCATAAATCCTTTAATTTCAGTGGGCAAATGGAATTTAATTGTGGATTTATGATATGTTTGAAATCATTTTATGACTTGTTTTCTTTTCTCCACTCGATATTCAACAttgattaattcaaattcacgTCAGAAAGTCTTATTCGAAAACTAAAGTGCTCAATTTCCAAGACTAGAACCCGATCCAAAActtctaattaaaaatgaaagagtACTTACGAGAAACTTCTATATCTGTCAAATTGCATCCATTAAAGAAGTCAAAAACAACTTCTTTGCAAAAACTCTTTAGTATCATTACAGTATATGCTAACAAAACTTTCCATCTAATGAATAACAGTATAAAGCTAATGTAGATTGAGATAACTGTTACACAAACCAAACATGCATTAAACTTACTACACCTTGCGAGCCAACGTCCTCTGCTTTGTCGCGAATTGTACTACTTTTTCCTCTACTGGAAGGCCTTTCTTTCGTCTCACAGAATCCATGAGTTTTCTTGCTATACTCTGTGGCACACTGGCACCATCCCCGaattcttctttctcctcctCGGTCCTAGGTACAAAGAAAGGATCCTCTGGAAGGGCTTCCCAGTGGCTGAGAACGAGTAGTGCACTTGCAGCTCCAGAAGTCTTTCTCCTCAACTCATCGGAGAATCCAAAGCTTTCTGCAACTGGCACATAAGCGTGTACAGTGAACAAGGAAGAACCTTCCTGCATTTCTTCGTTTACCACATGGGCACGCCTACGATTAAGAACTGTATAAGTGTTGCCCAACTGGTCATGTGGGGTGTTCAGCTCACAAAAGTACATGGCTTCAACAAGTCGAGGTTTTCTCTGGAGAACAGCAGCCCTGCAGGCATCCTTAACAACAGTCATCACCTGTCCAGGGAAGAGCCCGTACTGTTCTGGCTGTGGAATAGGTGTGTCACTATCATTTGGTTGCGTAGCTAATGGAGATATGGAAGCTTCGATAACAAATGCCAAACCCCACATTGGCTCATCACACAAAGGGCCAGATGCTGTAGCTAACTGGAATCCAGATAATATACTGCTTTCAAGATTCTCAGCTTCTCGTAGAAGGGTCGGATCCACACAGGTTGATGATTCTGGTGATGCACTGCTATCATCATTGTCATCCGTAAAGCCCAATTTTTTCGATACATAGGGGGGACCCTTTATAAGAACAGAAACATCGTCGCTCTTTCCTTTCACATCTGGAGTGAGGAGGATGTTGGGACCGACCTGTCTAGGCCCTAAAGCCCAGATCCTCTTCAAGAATTTTTGCCATGTTTTCTTACATTTATCAATCCTATCCTTTTCTGTATCAGCAAATCCAGTAGAAAAGTCGCTCTCCACAGCATCTATTAGGCGTTTCTTGAATGCTTCAATTGGATTCTCATCTTCTACAATGTTACCTCTGAGAGTTTCCGAGCTTCTACAAGCCTGTAGAGATTTTCCTCCAATGATGTCTTCAAGCAACTCAAAACTTTCATCAAGCAGCTTCGTCAATGCAGTTGGAAGCTTCATAACACGCACTCGAACAACACATCTTCCATTTGGAGTTTCTTTCTCCAAATAATCAGAGCTGCGGCTCAATAGCTTCAAATTTTCTAAGGGATTAGCAGTATCTCCTTCGATGGTCTCTTTGAAAGATACAAGGGGCGCAGAGACTAACAAGTTTATCTTTGCAAATCTCTCCTTTAAATCTTTAATGCATCTCTCCAGGTGCACTTCACCTGCTGCAGCAAGAACATGTTCGCCCCTAGCAGAAATAGAAACCTCAACAAAAGGGTCCGCTCTGTTTAGCAGCCTCAAACCTTTAATAAGTGCACCCATGTCAGCAGGATCAGAAGGTTCAATTGCAACTTTAAGCATGGGTGAAACTTGGAAAGTCATACTTGATAAAGGCCAACAATTTAACGTAGATGAAAGAGTCGCACTCTTCAATATATGCTGGGCAAGCCCTCGGATAGCTATGACATTACCAGCCTTTGCTGATGCCACAGGTTTCAACCCTTGACCCATCATCAAATACAAAGACTGCAACTCGGCTTCTTGCACATGCTTCTGCATTGATTCTTCCTTTAGTGGATCATACAATGCTGTAAGCACGAAAATTTTCTGTCCTGCATGAAGAACCCCACTAAAGATCCTGGCAAATGCAAGGAAACATTCATCAGAGTCA
Coding sequences within:
- the LOC125844082 gene encoding uncharacterized protein LOC125844082 — its product is MGDSDGEKIRNICILAHVDHGKTTLADHLIASSGGGVLHPKQAGKLRFMDYLDEEQRRAITMKSSSIGLKYKEHSINLIDSPGHMDFCSEVSTAARLSDGALVLVDAVEGVHIQTHAVLRQAWIEKLTPCLVLNKIDRLIVELRLTPLEAYTRLQRIVHEVNSIVSAYKSEKYLSDVDSLLSAPSGLVEDENPDLEFLEEDEEDTFQPQKGNVAFVCALDGWGFSISDFAEFYASKLGASSAALQKALWGPRYFNAKTKMIVGKKGISSGSKARPMFVQFVLEPLWQVYQAAVEADGDKGMLEKVIKSFNLAIPPRELQNKDPKSVLQSIMSRWLPLSDTILSMAVKHMPDPISAQSFRISRLLPKRALLDMGANPDVLSEAELVRKSVESCDSSPDAPCVVFVSKMFAIPSKMLPRGEIMDDSGNGDSDECFLAFARIFSGVLHAGQKIFVLTALYDPLKEESMQKHVQEAELQSLYLMMGQGLKPVASAKAGNVIAIRGLAQHILKSATLSSTLNCWPLSSMTFQVSPMLKVAIEPSDPADMGALIKGLRLLNRADPFVEVSISARGEHVLAAAGEVHLERCIKDLKERFAKINLLVSAPLVSFKETIEGDTANPLENLKLLSRSSDYLEKETPNGRCVVRVRVMKLPTALTKLLDESFELLEDIIGGKSLQACRSSETLRGNIVEDENPIEAFKKRLIDAVESDFSTGFADTEKDRIDKCKKTWQKFLKRIWALGPRQVGPNILLTPDVKGKSDDVSVLIKGPPYVSKKLGFTDDNDDSSASPESSTCVDPTLLREAENLESSILSGFQLATASGPLCDEPMWGLAFVIEASISPLATQPNDSDTPIPQPEQYGLFPGQVMTVVKDACRAAVLQRKPRLVEAMYFCELNTPHDQLGNTYTVLNRRRAHVVNEEMQEGSSLFTVHAYVPVAESFGFSDELRRKTSGAASALLVLSHWEALPEDPFFVPRTEEEKEEFGDGASVPQSIARKLMDSVRRKKGLPVEEKVVQFATKQRTLARKV
- the LOC125843740 gene encoding putative calcium-binding protein CML19 produces the protein MCIASVTVSTAEKESFFSRLRNIFHLKKKEEEKKTTTTTTTTITTATTTNSCVSSSNKGELERVFTYFDENGDGKVSPTELRRCMKAVGGELTMEEAEMAVRLSDSDGDGLLGLEDFTKLMEGMEEERNKESELMGAFGMYEMEGYITPKSLKMMLSRLGESTSIDKCKVMIRRFDINGDGVLSFDEFKIMMTS
- the LOC125843739 gene encoding putative calcium-binding protein CML19 produces the protein MCNMVLVSVSMAEKESFFSKLRNRFFLKKTNTPKKEHESVTTTTITTTATIDRLSVSDSNSGELERVFTYFDENGDGKVSPTELRRCMKAVGGEMTVEEAEMAVRLSDSDGDGLLGLEDFTKLMEGMEEERNKESELMGAFGMYEMEGYITPKSLKMMLSRLGESASIDKCKVMIRRFDINGDGVLSFDEFKVMMTT